Proteins encoded in a region of the Zunongwangia endophytica genome:
- a CDS encoding Rid family detoxifying hydrolase, producing the protein MKKQIIKTEKAPAPIGPYNQAVKTGNMIFISGQIAINPVTGNLETSDLESETKMVMANLQAILDEAGCTFENVIKTSIFISDMNNFSKINEIYGTYFEAKTAPARETVEVANLPKFVNVEISAIAVVE; encoded by the coding sequence ATGAAAAAACAAATAATAAAAACAGAAAAAGCACCTGCTCCTATCGGTCCTTACAATCAGGCTGTGAAAACCGGGAATATGATTTTTATTTCAGGACAAATTGCGATTAATCCGGTAACCGGAAATTTGGAAACTAGTGATTTAGAATCGGAAACTAAAATGGTGATGGCTAACCTTCAGGCTATTTTAGATGAAGCTGGCTGCACATTCGAAAATGTGATTAAAACCTCTATTTTTATAAGTGACATGAATAACTTCAGTAAAATAAATGAAATCTACGGAACTTATTTTGAAGCTAAAACTGCTCCCGCAAGAGAAACTGTAGAAGTTGCCAATTTGCCGAAGTTCGTAAATGTAGAAATAAGCGCTATTGCGGTAGTAGAATAA
- a CDS encoding putative LPS assembly protein LptD, producing the protein MQTNIPNILFCCIFLLFSGALLQAQEIEQNRSIRIEAEKDSLVLVSTLPLAQMIKSQDSILGLFQTDTLKQERKNRMITDVVDYKATDYMRLSNREKKMYLYNEAQVVYQDMTIDAGYIIIDNEKNEVYAYGITDSTGAYTQTPVFQQGAKTVEPDSIRFNFDTERALVYNSRTQEASFNVKGEVTKRENDSVYFMKNVRFTTSENVDDPEYYFYARKIKFVPDRKIVSGFVNMYIADIPTPLGLPFGYFPLTEERTSGFIIPSFGDSQQGYFLQNGGYYFALSDYADLLAVGDYYTNGSYAMRLESSYTKRYKFRGNFSFRYERQYNSERGFPDFSESSVYNIRWSHSQDAKASPSSRFSASVNLGSSNYYQQSVNQSNTANFLNNTLSSSVSYSKTFEGNPGVNFSLTATHSQNTNTGEINMTLPTLQASVDRIYPFAPQGGSKKGIIQNINLQYNLRAENRFNTTDSLFFQPEMFRDAVLGAQHSIPLATNFKILKYFSVSASTNFEENWVFKTYERSYDETTNSEVIDTINGFDSYRTYNFNTSIGTTLYGRKDFSKDSKIQAIRHVIRPSISYGINPAFDQYYDTYERESLTDRDGLTDLVEYSRFTGTLYGAPNRNYSSSIGLSVSNTLEAKVRDKDSTATEPKKIKLLNNFSFSTSYNLAADKLKLAPVSVRGGIPIIQNKLDINFTGNLDPYALNNNNQRIDKLNIANGGSLFRLTNANVSFGYSFSSKDFSDKDNENEDEIDNESYRNGGRKDDLFGKNTDLDGNLYEDEDPFEGDEEEEKNKEWYRYKIPWDIRLSYTMTYSNQRRQSEISSHSLMFSGDVELSPKWAVGASSGFDIREGGFTYTQLRFQRDLESWRMSFSWVPFSARRSWNFFIGIKSSVLSDIKYDKRRQPTRTIGRN; encoded by the coding sequence TTGCAAACAAATATACCCAATATACTTTTTTGCTGTATTTTCCTATTGTTCTCTGGTGCCCTTTTACAAGCTCAGGAAATAGAACAAAATCGAAGTATTAGGATAGAAGCCGAGAAAGATTCGCTTGTTCTGGTAAGTACCTTACCGTTAGCACAAATGATCAAATCCCAGGATAGTATTCTTGGCCTTTTTCAAACAGATACCCTTAAGCAAGAGCGAAAAAATCGGATGATTACCGATGTTGTAGATTACAAAGCCACCGATTATATGAGGCTTAGTAATCGTGAAAAGAAAATGTATCTCTACAACGAAGCTCAGGTGGTGTATCAGGATATGACCATCGATGCCGGTTACATTATAATAGACAACGAAAAAAATGAAGTCTATGCCTATGGAATAACGGACTCTACCGGCGCCTACACTCAAACACCAGTTTTTCAGCAGGGAGCAAAAACTGTAGAACCCGATTCTATTCGGTTTAACTTTGATACAGAAAGAGCTTTAGTGTATAATTCCAGAACACAAGAAGCTTCTTTTAATGTAAAAGGAGAGGTTACGAAGAGAGAGAATGACTCTGTTTATTTTATGAAGAATGTTCGGTTTACCACTTCAGAAAACGTAGACGATCCAGAATATTATTTTTATGCCAGAAAGATAAAATTTGTTCCAGACAGGAAAATTGTATCTGGTTTTGTAAATATGTATATCGCAGATATTCCAACACCTTTAGGATTACCTTTTGGGTATTTCCCACTTACTGAAGAACGAACTTCAGGATTTATTATTCCATCTTTTGGAGATAGCCAACAGGGTTATTTTCTACAAAATGGAGGATATTATTTTGCGCTGAGTGATTATGCAGATCTTTTGGCAGTCGGGGATTATTATACCAACGGAAGTTATGCCATGCGACTTGAATCCAGTTATACGAAAAGGTACAAATTTAGAGGTAATTTTAGTTTTAGATACGAGCGGCAATATAATAGTGAGCGAGGTTTTCCTGATTTTTCGGAAAGTTCGGTTTATAACATCCGTTGGTCCCATAGTCAGGATGCAAAAGCGAGTCCTTCTTCAAGATTTTCTGCTTCCGTCAATTTAGGTAGTAGTAATTATTATCAGCAATCTGTAAACCAAAGTAACACCGCAAACTTCTTAAATAATACACTTAGTTCTTCTGTTTCTTATAGTAAAACTTTTGAAGGAAATCCTGGAGTAAATTTCAGTTTAACAGCAACCCATAGCCAAAATACAAATACGGGAGAAATAAATATGACTTTGCCAACATTACAGGCAAGCGTAGATCGAATATATCCTTTTGCTCCTCAAGGCGGATCAAAAAAAGGAATTATTCAGAATATTAATTTACAATATAATTTAAGAGCTGAAAATCGATTTAATACTACAGATTCTTTATTCTTTCAACCAGAAATGTTTAGAGATGCCGTTTTGGGTGCACAGCATAGTATTCCATTAGCTACAAATTTTAAGATACTGAAATATTTTAGTGTAAGCGCAAGTACCAATTTTGAAGAAAACTGGGTTTTTAAAACCTACGAGCGGTCTTACGATGAAACTACAAATAGTGAGGTTATCGATACGATTAATGGATTCGATTCTTATCGAACTTATAATTTCAATACCAGTATAGGTACAACACTTTACGGTCGTAAGGATTTTAGTAAAGATAGTAAGATACAGGCCATAAGACACGTTATTCGCCCATCGATTAGCTACGGAATAAACCCTGCTTTCGATCAATATTACGACACTTACGAAAGAGAATCTCTTACAGATAGAGATGGATTAACAGATCTTGTTGAATATTCTCGATTTACAGGAACACTTTACGGAGCGCCCAATCGAAACTATTCAAGTTCTATTGGATTGAGCGTTAGTAACACGTTAGAAGCGAAAGTAAGAGATAAAGATAGCACTGCAACCGAGCCAAAAAAGATCAAATTATTGAATAATTTCAGCTTCAGTACTTCTTATAATTTAGCTGCAGATAAGTTAAAACTAGCACCAGTTTCGGTTCGAGGTGGTATTCCTATTATTCAGAATAAATTAGACATAAACTTTACCGGGAATTTAGATCCTTACGCCCTTAATAACAATAACCAGCGAATTGACAAGTTGAATATTGCCAATGGCGGTAGTTTATTCAGATTAACTAATGCTAACGTAAGTTTCGGATATTCGTTTTCCAGCAAAGATTTTTCAGATAAGGATAATGAAAATGAAGATGAAATTGATAACGAATCTTATAGAAATGGTGGTCGTAAAGATGATCTCTTCGGAAAAAATACCGATTTAGACGGCAATCTTTATGAAGATGAAGATCCTTTTGAAGGCGATGAGGAAGAAGAAAAAAACAAAGAATGGTATCGCTATAAAATTCCATGGGATATACGATTATCGTATACGATGACGTATAGCAATCAAAGAAGACAGAGCGAGATTTCTTCACATTCCTTAATGTTTTCTGGTGATGTTGAATTATCTCCAAAATGGGCTGTTGGAGCCTCTTCTGGATTCGATATTAGAGAAGGTGGTTTTACCTATACACAATTGCGTTTCCAGAGAGATTTAGAAAGTTGGAGAATGAGTTTTAGCTGGGTGCCATTTAGTGCAAGAAGATCATGGAATTTCTTTATCGGCATAAAATCTTCAGTTTTAAGTGATATTAAATACGACAAGCGTAGACAGCCTACAAGAACTATCGGAAGAAACTAA
- a CDS encoding N-acetylmuramoyl-L-alanine amidase family protein: MRTNILRLLLLAFILVSGQLSLAAEKPMPTDPFVVVLDAGHGGKDPGNMGNGYKEKDIALNIVLKVGKELESRGIKVVYTRNTDVFIPLMERGQIANDAEADLFVSVHCNSHNSQASGTETFVLGLNRNKTNFEVAKRENSVIYMEEDYKVTYNGFDPNSPESFIGMTLMQEEYLNQSILLADLIQKKFTLDLKRKNRGVKEGALIVLHQTYMPSVLVEVGFLTNNSEGAFLNSNAGQSKMSGAIVEGILNYGAQINMSSLESIAQTPKTVPQSESGVSIDGKPADYYEGIIFSVQLAAGSSKLETKSYNFKGIENVFRKKEGKLYKYYLGETSSYLDIQKLHQNAINKGYPNSYIVAFKNGEKITVNDALKTNVN, encoded by the coding sequence ATGAGAACGAATATACTTAGACTTTTATTATTAGCATTTATTTTAGTTTCAGGACAGTTAAGTTTAGCTGCAGAGAAACCTATGCCTACAGATCCCTTTGTCGTGGTTCTGGATGCCGGTCACGGTGGTAAGGATCCTGGAAATATGGGGAATGGCTATAAAGAAAAAGATATAGCCCTTAATATTGTATTGAAGGTAGGAAAAGAGTTGGAAAGTAGGGGCATCAAAGTGGTTTATACCCGTAATACCGATGTTTTTATTCCTTTAATGGAACGAGGGCAGATTGCTAACGATGCGGAAGCCGACCTTTTTGTTTCAGTACATTGTAACTCTCACAATTCCCAGGCTTCAGGAACTGAAACTTTTGTGTTGGGGCTAAATAGAAATAAAACTAATTTTGAGGTAGCTAAGCGTGAAAACTCGGTGATATATATGGAGGAGGATTATAAGGTGACCTATAATGGTTTTGACCCTAATTCTCCCGAATCCTTTATAGGTATGACATTAATGCAGGAAGAGTATCTTAATCAAAGTATTTTATTAGCCGATTTAATTCAGAAAAAATTTACTTTAGATCTAAAGCGTAAAAACCGTGGAGTAAAAGAAGGTGCTTTAATTGTGTTACACCAAACCTACATGCCGAGCGTTTTGGTAGAGGTAGGTTTTCTTACCAATAATAGTGAGGGTGCTTTTCTAAATAGTAACGCAGGCCAAAGTAAAATGTCTGGTGCTATAGTAGAGGGTATTCTAAATTATGGTGCACAAATTAATATGTCCTCTTTAGAAAGTATTGCTCAAACTCCTAAAACCGTTCCCCAATCTGAATCTGGGGTAAGTATAGACGGTAAACCAGCAGACTATTACGAAGGAATTATTTTTAGCGTGCAACTTGCTGCCGGTTCTTCTAAATTAGAGACAAAATCTTATAATTTTAAGGGTATTGAAAACGTCTTTAGAAAAAAAGAAGGCAAATTGTACAAATATTATCTGGGAGAAACCTCTAGTTACCTCGATATACAAAAACTGCATCAAAATGCGATAAACAAGGGCTATCCAAATAGTTATATCGTAGCCTTTAAAAATGGCGAAAAGATTACAGTTAATGACGCGTTAAAAACTAATGTCAATTAA
- a CDS encoding MlaD family protein, protein MKYSKEVKTAILAIVAIVLLIFGYSFLKGKNLLDSSRTFYAIYDDVEGLSPSSAVTINGLKVGQVTNIDFFNEVGQLVVTFTVEKDFTFSKNSTAKVYGGGIIGGKSLAIVPEYEKGKMAQTGDTLDSNVEEGIMELVNERLTPLQQKLERTVVSADSLLTSINDVLNDSTTENINNTFKNLNATMRSLKNTSGSLEGIVQGNAENLNKTFDNLNKMSGNFKTVSDSLKAINLGQITDDLETVVADFRNIADNLNNGQGTAGKLLNDDKVYNNLDRATHQLEELLQDIKLNPKRYVHFSVFGKNPGPYDEPKDSLK, encoded by the coding sequence TTGAAATATTCTAAAGAGGTTAAAACCGCTATTCTTGCAATCGTTGCAATTGTACTTCTTATTTTTGGGTACAGCTTTCTAAAGGGTAAGAACTTATTAGATTCCAGTCGTACATTTTACGCAATTTATGATGATGTTGAAGGATTATCACCATCTTCCGCAGTAACTATTAATGGTCTTAAAGTAGGACAGGTTACAAATATAGATTTCTTTAATGAAGTTGGTCAACTTGTAGTTACTTTTACTGTAGAGAAAGATTTTACTTTTTCTAAAAATAGTACCGCAAAAGTGTACGGAGGCGGTATTATTGGAGGAAAATCATTAGCTATCGTGCCAGAATACGAAAAAGGTAAAATGGCTCAAACAGGCGACACATTAGATAGTAATGTTGAGGAAGGAATAATGGAATTGGTTAATGAACGTCTTACGCCACTTCAGCAGAAATTAGAGAGAACCGTTGTTAGTGCAGATTCTTTACTTACTTCTATAAACGATGTTTTAAATGATAGTACAACCGAAAATATCAATAACACATTCAAAAATCTAAACGCAACGATGCGATCTTTGAAGAATACTAGTGGTTCTTTAGAAGGCATTGTGCAGGGGAATGCTGAAAATCTTAATAAAACTTTCGACAATCTAAATAAGATGTCTGGTAACTTTAAAACAGTATCAGATTCATTGAAAGCTATTAATTTAGGTCAGATCACAGATGATCTGGAAACTGTAGTTGCCGATTTTCGTAATATAGCCGATAATCTTAATAACGGTCAAGGAACTGCAGGGAAGTTGCTAAATGACGATAAGGTTTATAACAATCTTGATCGTGCAACCCACCAATTAGAAGAATTACTTCAGGATATTAAACTGAATCCTAAACGATACGTTCATTTCTCAGTTTTCGGTAAAAATCCTGGTCCTTACGATGAGCCTAAGGATTCTCTAAAATAA
- a CDS encoding (Fe-S)-binding protein produces the protein MQIVSQIVFLIALVAGISFFVRNIRRLLRNIKLGNEIDRIDNPSERWSKTMRIAFGQSKMVKKPVSGALHIIVYLGFIIINIEVLEIIIDGIFGTHRILSFMGGLYNVLIGIFEVLALLVFVGVVVFWIRRNILNIYRFLSRELKGWPKNDANYILYFEMVLMTLFLVMNAADYQLQLNGATHYAHEGGITGGFPISQFIAPLFEGLSNTTLVIIERAAWWLHILGILFFLNYLYYSKHLHILLAFPNVYFSKLKPKGEMDNLEAVKKEVALMMDPNADPFAAPAEDEGEPEKFGASDVMDLNQVQLLNSYTCTECGRCTAECPANQTGKKLSPRKIMMDTRDRLEEVGENINKNGKFEDDGKQLLDDYILREELWACTTCNACVEACPVGIDPLSIILDMRRYLVMEQSAAPNELSASLTNIENNGAPWPYNQMDRLKWAEEN, from the coding sequence ATGCAAATTGTTTCTCAAATAGTATTTCTTATAGCACTAGTAGCCGGTATTTCATTTTTTGTAAGAAATATTAGGCGACTGCTTAGAAATATAAAACTTGGGAACGAAATTGATCGTATCGATAATCCTTCAGAAAGATGGTCCAAAACTATGAGAATAGCTTTTGGACAATCTAAGATGGTAAAAAAACCAGTCTCAGGAGCGCTTCATATCATTGTATATTTAGGATTTATAATTATAAATATTGAAGTTTTAGAAATCATAATCGATGGTATTTTCGGTACACACCGTATACTTTCTTTTATGGGAGGTCTCTACAACGTTTTAATTGGGATATTTGAAGTTTTAGCACTTTTGGTATTTGTCGGCGTAGTGGTTTTCTGGATTAGAAGAAATATCTTGAATATTTATCGATTTTTAAGTAGAGAATTAAAAGGTTGGCCAAAAAACGATGCCAATTATATTCTTTATTTTGAAATGGTTTTAATGACGCTATTTCTGGTAATGAACGCTGCAGATTATCAACTTCAGTTAAATGGTGCTACGCATTATGCCCACGAAGGAGGAATAACTGGTGGATTTCCTATTAGCCAGTTTATAGCCCCTCTTTTTGAAGGACTTTCCAATACAACTTTAGTAATTATCGAAAGAGCCGCTTGGTGGCTACATATTTTGGGAATATTATTTTTCCTTAATTATCTATATTATTCAAAACATCTTCATATTCTTTTAGCATTCCCAAATGTTTATTTCTCTAAACTAAAACCTAAAGGAGAAATGGATAACCTCGAAGCCGTAAAGAAAGAAGTAGCACTTATGATGGATCCAAATGCCGATCCTTTTGCTGCACCGGCTGAAGATGAAGGGGAACCTGAAAAGTTTGGAGCTTCAGATGTGATGGATCTTAATCAAGTCCAACTATTAAATTCTTATACCTGTACAGAGTGTGGTCGATGTACTGCGGAATGTCCTGCCAATCAGACTGGAAAAAAATTATCTCCTCGGAAGATCATGATGGATACTCGAGATCGTCTTGAAGAAGTTGGAGAGAATATCAATAAAAATGGCAAATTTGAAGATGACGGTAAGCAATTATTAGACGATTATATTTTAAGAGAAGAATTATGGGCGTGTACCACTTGTAATGCTTGTGTAGAGGCTTGCCCGGTTGGGATCGATCCTTTATCGATAATTTTAGATATGCGTAGATATTTGGTAATGGAACAAAGTGCTGCTCCTAACGAGCTATCAGCTTCGCTAACAAATATTGAGAATAATGGAGCTCCATGGCCTTATAATCAAATGGATCGTCTAAAGTGGGCTGAAGAAAATTAA
- a CDS encoding (Fe-S)-binding protein, protein MAEAIKVPTMAEYMAEGKKPEVLFWVGCAGSFDDRAKKITKAFVKLLNEAGVDFAVLGTEETCTGDPAKRAGNEFLFQMQASMNIEVLNGYEIEKVVTACPHCFNTIKNEYPSLGGNYEVMHHTQFLKTLLNEGRLKVEGGKFKGKRITFHDPCYLGRANGEYEAPRDLLRKLEVELIEMRKCKSNGLCCGAGGAQMFKEPEPGNKDVNVARTEQAMETKPEVIAAGCPFCNTMMTDGVKSKDQEDNVAVMDVAEMIANAKDL, encoded by the coding sequence ATGGCAGAAGCGATAAAAGTACCAACTATGGCAGAATACATGGCTGAAGGTAAAAAGCCTGAAGTTTTGTTTTGGGTAGGATGTGCAGGAAGTTTTGATGATCGTGCCAAAAAAATAACAAAAGCTTTTGTAAAGCTTTTAAATGAAGCAGGAGTAGATTTTGCAGTTTTAGGAACCGAGGAAACTTGTACTGGAGATCCTGCTAAACGTGCTGGAAATGAGTTTTTATTTCAGATGCAGGCTTCCATGAATATTGAAGTCTTAAACGGCTACGAGATAGAAAAGGTGGTTACTGCTTGTCCACACTGTTTTAATACCATTAAAAACGAATATCCTTCATTAGGCGGAAATTATGAGGTAATGCACCACACACAATTTTTGAAGACGTTACTGAATGAAGGTCGGCTGAAGGTTGAAGGAGGAAAATTTAAAGGAAAAAGAATTACTTTCCATGATCCATGCTATTTAGGTAGAGCCAATGGTGAATACGAAGCACCTAGAGATCTTTTAAGAAAGCTTGAAGTTGAACTTATCGAAATGCGTAAATGCAAAAGCAACGGACTTTGTTGTGGGGCAGGAGGCGCGCAAATGTTTAAAGAACCAGAGCCTGGTAACAAAGACGTAAATGTTGCCAGAACCGAGCAGGCGATGGAAACTAAACCTGAAGTTATTGCTGCTGGTTGTCCTTTCTGTAATACTATGATGACTGATGGAGTTAAAAGTAAAGATCAGGAAGATAATGTTGCTGTAATGGATGTGGCAGAGATGATAGCAAATGCTAAAGATCTTTAA
- a CDS encoding ABC transporter ATPase: MLVPFESLPDNARVWIYQSNRSFTEEELDQIKQKLDQFLTQWTVHGSSLQAGYDIKYKRFITIGLDQEMNAASGCSIDASVQFIQSIEKEYNVDLLDKMNVSFKQGEFVAYKPLADFRKLAKNKSVSPKTIVFNNLVNNKAEYLSDWEVPASESWHKRFMN, translated from the coding sequence ATGTTAGTACCTTTCGAATCCTTACCTGATAATGCAAGAGTTTGGATCTATCAATCTAATCGATCTTTTACTGAAGAAGAACTAGATCAAATTAAACAAAAATTAGATCAATTTTTAACGCAGTGGACTGTACATGGATCCAGTCTTCAGGCAGGTTACGATATTAAATATAAAAGGTTTATAACAATTGGCCTGGATCAGGAAATGAATGCAGCTTCAGGATGTTCAATAGATGCTTCAGTTCAGTTTATTCAAAGTATTGAAAAAGAATACAATGTAGACTTGTTAGATAAGATGAATGTATCCTTCAAACAAGGAGAATTTGTGGCCTATAAACCATTGGCAGACTTTAGAAAATTAGCCAAAAATAAGTCGGTTTCGCCTAAAACTATCGTCTTCAATAACCTAGTAAATAACAAAGCTGAATATCTTTCAGATTGGGAAGTCCCAGCATCGGAGAGTTGGCATAAGAGATTTATGAATTAA
- a CDS encoding glycoside hydrolase family 3 N-terminal domain-containing protein, producing the protein MRINARVTLFFLSFCFFNSILKAQLINTPDPLITKDSLAQEKWVDSIYSNYSLEQKLGQLFMVDIFSSGSERDFERVRSLIREQQIGGVIFSKGGPVREAKLTNEFQKLSKTPLLVGMDAEWGLAMRLDSTFALPWNMTLGAIQNNKLIEEAGAAISRHTKRLGIHINFAPVVDINTNPQNPIIGNRSFGENKFNVTQKALAFMHGMHKEGILSSAKHFPGHGDTDQDSHKTLPSISFPKERIEGVELYPYRSLIKDSLSSVMVAHLDVPALGTQEGRPTSLSKKVVTEMLRENLQFKGLIFTDALNMRGASNYDEPGEIDLAAFRAGNDILLISEDVPKSVEKLKSAYFSGLITEDRLAHSVKKILKAKYKAGLNDYKPVEEAFLYEELNGVRDQVLYENLMENAMTLIRNNKGMVPIKNLDEQKIAYVELGDDDGTVFLQQLKKYAKVDHISAEKLPQLLDKLKDYNYVIIGFHKSNDNPWKSYSFSNQELVWLHEIARENNTLLTVFASPYSILDIKSTTNIQSILEAYQNSEIAQKKAAQVIFGAIEAKGKLPVSIGIEFPEGTGYDTKSINRLSYGSPESVGMNSFKLKKIDSIVNYSIAQKMTPGAQVLVARKGKVIYSKNFGFHQYEHINPVTDTSVYDLASLTKILSTLPLVMKQVEDGIISFDTKLGEMMPVFQGTNKENIRLQDMLMHYAKLKAWIPFYVPTIDAVTKHPSTLYYNEAPNERFNTKVANDMYIRKDMQDTIIDIIAKSGLNRKKEYKYSDLPFYILKYYLEGFYGSNLNSITQNKLYKTLGANYTGYLPITRFPLDEIVPTENDKLWRGQLVHGYVHDQGAAMQGGIGGHAGLFSNANDVAKIMQTYMQGGSYGDQTYLKSKTIDKFNTCYYCNKNVRRGVGFDKPQISGGGPVCSCVSRSSFGHSGFTGTLAWADPEEEIVYIFLSNRVYPDSTNRKLIRENIRTKIQEVIYDAIDY; encoded by the coding sequence ATGAGAATTAATGCTAGGGTTACATTATTTTTTCTATCCTTCTGTTTTTTCAATTCTATTTTAAAAGCGCAGCTTATAAACACTCCCGATCCTTTAATAACGAAGGACAGTCTGGCACAAGAGAAATGGGTAGATAGTATATATTCCAATTATTCCTTAGAACAAAAACTAGGGCAGCTTTTTATGGTCGATATTTTTTCGAGCGGATCTGAGAGAGATTTCGAAAGAGTACGATCGCTTATTAGAGAGCAGCAGATAGGCGGAGTTATTTTTTCTAAAGGTGGACCAGTAAGAGAAGCAAAACTGACTAACGAATTTCAGAAGCTTAGTAAAACTCCACTTTTGGTCGGTATGGATGCAGAATGGGGACTAGCCATGCGATTGGACTCTACTTTTGCGCTTCCGTGGAATATGACTTTGGGAGCTATTCAGAATAATAAATTGATCGAAGAAGCTGGTGCTGCAATTTCAAGACATACAAAGCGACTAGGAATTCATATCAATTTTGCACCAGTTGTAGATATAAATACAAATCCTCAGAATCCAATTATAGGTAATCGTTCTTTTGGCGAGAATAAATTTAATGTTACGCAAAAGGCTTTAGCCTTTATGCATGGAATGCATAAAGAAGGAATTTTATCGAGTGCGAAGCATTTCCCTGGTCATGGAGATACCGATCAGGATTCTCATAAAACCTTACCATCTATTAGTTTTCCGAAAGAGCGTATAGAAGGAGTAGAGCTTTATCCATATCGCAGCTTAATAAAAGACAGCTTAAGCAGTGTAATGGTAGCGCATTTGGATGTTCCTGCTTTAGGAACTCAGGAAGGAAGACCTACATCCTTATCTAAAAAGGTTGTTACTGAAATGCTTCGCGAAAATCTACAATTTAAAGGTCTAATTTTTACAGATGCTTTAAATATGCGTGGTGCTTCCAATTACGACGAACCTGGAGAAATAGATCTAGCCGCTTTTAGAGCAGGAAACGATATTTTATTAATTTCTGAAGACGTTCCAAAATCTGTAGAGAAACTGAAATCTGCATATTTTTCAGGTTTAATTACTGAAGATAGACTGGCACACTCGGTTAAAAAGATTTTAAAAGCAAAGTATAAAGCAGGATTAAATGATTACAAACCTGTTGAAGAAGCTTTTCTTTACGAAGAATTAAACGGTGTTAGAGATCAGGTTCTTTACGAAAACTTAATGGAAAATGCCATGACTTTGATTCGGAATAACAAAGGAATGGTGCCTATTAAGAATTTAGATGAACAGAAAATCGCGTACGTAGAATTAGGTGATGACGATGGCACTGTATTTCTTCAGCAATTGAAAAAATACGCGAAAGTTGATCATATTTCCGCAGAAAAATTACCACAACTTCTAGATAAACTAAAGGATTACAACTATGTGATTATAGGTTTTCATAAAAGCAATGATAATCCTTGGAAATCTTACAGCTTTAGCAATCAGGAGTTAGTTTGGCTGCATGAAATAGCGAGAGAAAATAATACGCTTTTAACTGTGTTTGCAAGTCCTTATTCAATTTTAGACATAAAAAGCACTACAAATATTCAGAGCATATTAGAAGCCTATCAAAATAGTGAAATCGCTCAGAAAAAAGCAGCACAGGTTATTTTTGGCGCAATTGAAGCTAAAGGTAAATTGCCTGTGAGTATAGGTATAGAATTTCCTGAAGGAACTGGCTATGATACCAAGTCTATAAACCGACTTTCTTATGGTTCCCCAGAAAGTGTTGGGATGAATAGCTTTAAATTGAAGAAAATAGATTCGATTGTAAATTATTCTATTGCCCAGAAAATGACGCCGGGTGCACAGGTTTTAGTAGCAAGAAAAGGAAAAGTGATTTATAGTAAGAATTTTGGTTTTCATCAATATGAGCATATAAATCCTGTTACCGATACTTCAGTTTACGATTTAGCATCTTTAACCAAAATACTCTCAACCTTACCTTTAGTAATGAAGCAGGTAGAAGATGGTATTATCAGTTTTGATACCAAATTGGGTGAAATGATGCCGGTTTTTCAGGGAACAAATAAAGAAAACATAAGGTTGCAGGATATGCTAATGCATTATGCAAAACTAAAAGCCTGGATTCCTTTCTATGTTCCTACGATAGACGCGGTAACCAAGCATCCTTCAACCTTATACTATAACGAAGCACCAAATGAACGCTTTAATACGAAGGTAGCAAATGATATGTATATTAGAAAAGATATGCAGGATACGATTATTGATATTATCGCGAAAAGTGGATTAAATCGAAAAAAGGAGTATAAATACAGTGATCTTCCATTTTACATTTTAAAATATTATCTGGAAGGATTTTATGGTTCCAACTTAAACAGTATCACTCAAAATAAGCTTTACAAAACTCTAGGTGCAAATTATACGGGATATTTACCAATTACAAGATTTCCCTTAGATGAGATTGTTCCAACCGAGAATGATAAATTATGGAGAGGACAGTTGGTACATGGTTATGTTCACGATCAGGGAGCTGCCATGCAGGGTGGCATTGGCGGTCATGCAGGTTTGTTTAGCAATGCCAACGATGTCGCTAAAATAATGCAGACGTATATGCAAGGTGGTAGCTATGGCGATCAAACCTATCTAAAATCTAAAACCATAGATAAGTTTAATACCTGTTATTATTGCAATAAAAATGTAAGGCGTGGGGTTGGTTTCGACAAACCTCAAATTAGTGGCGGAGGTCCGGTTTGCTCTTGCGTTTCACGCAGTAGCTTTGGACATAGCGGCTTTACAGGAACTTTAGCCTGGGCAGATCCAGAAGAAGAGATTGTATATATTTTTCTATCTAATCGCGTGTATCCAGATTCTACCAATAGAAAATTGATACGCGAAAATATTAGAACGAAAATACAGGAAGTAATCTACGATGCTATAGATTACTGA